One Desertifilum tharense IPPAS B-1220 DNA segment encodes these proteins:
- a CDS encoding NAD(P)/FAD-dependent oxidoreductase yields MTVDYDLVVIGGSAAGVYAALFAAQLKARVALVEPPAIDRHSDLGSGYRYCLSEVNRMASYAVQLQQWEAPEALADFDLDFAQVNHWAQATADTLAESASPAVLAAKGIDMIRGVGQFCRRPHLAFEVQEADGYGSIRRLRAGAYLLAPEMRADPPEIEGIETTGYLTISGLRQLQQLPQTLAIVGGDPVGVELAQSLARLGTRVTLIVRSPQILAKEDPEASQLLQAMLEAEGVCVLTQAEAIHAREIAGKKWIQAGNKAIETDEILWVTGQTPNVEQLNLEGVGVRWHRHYIQTNQKLQTTHPRIYACGDAVGGYRFAHLATYEASVAVKNALFWPRWTVDYRAIPWAIFTQPQLARVGMTEVQARRRYGKDVLVVRHYFKQVSAAVLQGETTGFCKLIGRANGEILGASIVGVAAAEFVGAIALAMRHKIKVGAIAQLPQISPTASEIIFQTAQAWRQQRFAQNRTWQNLLESYFNIRRSWRS; encoded by the coding sequence ATGACCGTTGATTATGATTTAGTGGTAATCGGCGGCAGTGCGGCGGGCGTTTATGCCGCCCTTTTTGCCGCCCAACTGAAAGCTCGCGTGGCGCTGGTGGAACCCCCCGCGATCGATCGGCACTCCGATTTGGGGTCTGGGTACCGCTATTGCCTGTCGGAAGTGAATCGCATGGCGAGCTATGCCGTTCAGCTTCAGCAATGGGAAGCGCCGGAAGCGCTGGCGGATTTCGATCTCGATTTTGCTCAGGTGAATCATTGGGCACAGGCCACCGCCGATACGCTCGCTGAGTCGGCTTCGCCTGCGGTTTTAGCCGCCAAAGGGATTGATATGATTCGCGGGGTTGGACAATTCTGTCGTCGCCCTCATCTGGCGTTTGAAGTCCAGGAGGCGGACGGTTATGGCAGCATTCGCCGTTTGCGAGCTGGTGCTTATTTGCTGGCTCCTGAAATGCGGGCCGATCCGCCAGAAATTGAAGGGATTGAAACGACAGGTTACTTAACGATCTCTGGACTGCGCCAGTTGCAGCAGTTACCCCAAACCCTGGCCATTGTTGGGGGCGATCCGGTGGGGGTGGAACTCGCTCAGAGTTTGGCACGATTGGGCACTCGCGTGACTTTGATTGTGCGATCGCCCCAGATTTTGGCAAAAGAAGACCCGGAAGCCTCGCAACTGCTCCAGGCGATGCTAGAGGCGGAAGGGGTTTGCGTGCTGACCCAGGCGGAAGCTATCCACGCGCGGGAAATTGCGGGGAAGAAATGGATTCAAGCGGGGAATAAGGCGATTGAAACGGATGAGATTTTGTGGGTAACGGGTCAAACACCGAATGTTGAGCAATTAAATTTAGAAGGGGTGGGCGTTCGGTGGCACCGTCATTACATTCAAACCAATCAAAAGTTACAAACGACTCATCCCCGGATTTATGCCTGTGGCGATGCGGTGGGGGGCTATCGGTTTGCCCATTTAGCGACCTATGAAGCTTCGGTTGCGGTGAAAAATGCCCTGTTTTGGCCGCGCTGGACGGTGGATTATCGGGCAATTCCTTGGGCGATTTTTACTCAACCGCAATTGGCGCGGGTGGGGATGACGGAGGTGCAGGCGCGACGGCGTTATGGGAAGGATGTGTTGGTGGTGCGCCACTATTTTAAGCAGGTGAGTGCGGCGGTGCTTCAAGGGGAGACGACGGGGTTTTGTAAGTTAATTGGACGCGCCAATGGGGAGATTTTGGGCGCTTCAATTGTGGGGGTGGCGGCGGCGGAGTTTGTGGGGGCGATCGCGCTGGCGATGCGCCATAAAATTAAAGTGGGAGCGATCGCGCAATTGCCGCAAATCTCTCCCACTGCTTCGGAAATTATCTTTCAGACCGCTCAAGCTTGGCGTCAGCAGCGTTTTGCTCAAAATCGAACTTGGCAAAATTTATTAGAAAGCTACTTTAATATTCGCCGGTCTTGGCGATCGTAA
- the cobD gene encoding threonine-phosphate decarboxylase CobD, with the protein MTSPVHGGNLTWAAALAGCSPHEILDFSASINPLGPPDSAIAAIQAHLGVLNAYPDPDYRDLRAALGQFHNLSPEWILPGNGAAELLSWAARSLSQQAATYLWVPAFGDYRRSLQAFGAKTIECPLPLTRTAGSSTLPDLTQLHLGLRLADCGLLINNPHNPTGRLWRREAILPYLEQMALVVVDEAFMDFLPPAADQSLIDWVSQYPNLVVVRSLTKFYSVPGLRLGYAIAHPDRLRQWSQWRDPWPVNVLAEKCAIALVQDRAFQQRTWAWLAQARSQLYEGLQQLPGLFPYEGAANFLLVESAYSTRQLSQALLLNSRVLIRDCLSFPQLGDRYFRVAVRTIADHHRLLAGLATAIDIYDR; encoded by the coding sequence TTGACGAGTCCGGTACATGGGGGGAATTTAACCTGGGCCGCAGCGCTGGCAGGTTGTTCTCCCCATGAAATTCTGGATTTCAGCGCCAGTATTAACCCTTTGGGCCCTCCAGACAGCGCGATCGCGGCCATTCAAGCTCATCTTGGTGTCCTTAATGCCTATCCCGATCCAGACTATCGCGACTTGCGGGCGGCTCTAGGACAATTCCACAACCTCTCGCCAGAGTGGATTTTGCCAGGGAATGGTGCCGCAGAATTGTTGAGTTGGGCTGCTCGTTCGTTATCGCAACAGGCCGCAACCTATTTGTGGGTGCCGGCATTTGGCGACTATCGAAGGAGCTTGCAGGCATTTGGGGCAAAAACGATCGAATGTCCGTTACCCTTAACTCGCACTGCTGGGTCTAGCACGCTTCCGGATTTAACCCAACTCCATCTAGGGTTACGACTGGCCGATTGCGGCTTATTGATTAATAATCCCCATAACCCAACGGGACGACTTTGGCGGCGAGAGGCGATTTTGCCGTATCTCGAACAAATGGCTCTGGTGGTGGTTGATGAAGCCTTTATGGATTTTCTGCCACCCGCAGCAGACCAAAGTCTGATTGACTGGGTGTCCCAATATCCCAACTTGGTGGTTGTGCGATCGCTCACCAAGTTTTACAGCGTTCCCGGTTTGCGCCTCGGCTATGCGATCGCCCATCCCGATCGATTGCGTCAATGGTCGCAGTGGCGCGATCCGTGGCCAGTCAATGTGCTAGCCGAAAAATGCGCGATCGCCCTAGTACAAGACCGGGCCTTTCAGCAGCGAACTTGGGCGTGGCTGGCTCAAGCGCGATCGCAACTCTATGAAGGTCTCCAACAATTGCCCGGTTTATTTCCCTATGAGGGGGCGGCAAACTTTCTGTTAGTAGAATCCGCCTATTCAACTCGCCAACTCAGCCAAGCTCTTTTACTCAATAGCCGAGTTCTGATTCGCGACTGTCTGAGTTTTCCGCAATTAGGCGATCGCTATTTTCGGGTTGCCGTGCGGACAATCGCAGATCATCATCGCTTACTCGCAGGTCTTGCCACCGCGATCGATATCTATGACCGTTGA
- a CDS encoding calcium-binding protein — protein sequence MPTIFGTPDNDFIVGTLESDIIIALSGNDTVVATGGNNFIRGDQGDDSLEGGPGNDTMYGGKGNDTIYGIDGFNILFGDDGNDLIAGGPAPDLIYGGPGNDTIFGGGGFDVIFGNQGDDVISGDAGNDLIRGGKDNDLLFGNSGNDTIFGDLGNDTIYGGQDNDSLRGGRGDDLLYGDLGNDVIWGDRGDDTVYGGEGDDLIFGGTDGSSEDGNDVLFGEAGNDTIFGQAGNDIISGGSGNDLLLGGAGNDVISGDAGDDTIYGGSGRNTLSGGTGRDVFVISTLTGGATIADANVVLDFGITTDVLGILDVEVRAEQGTGLFANDVVLRAVVEVDADETLPGADLGDYLMILRNVRLDEITDAEGNLRPRFVVDNVELPDEPTPLTPTPTPTPTPTPTPTPTPTPTPTPTPGANPTLADGNALVASSSTPTGVIGTVTAAGAASYEIESVQSNTGQTLTNAFTIDNTGAIRLTDPTIFTAGTFGTQFATLNLRALNAAGEAIGTSQLRVYRQLGGTQGALSDPNLGAAGVVLVNSGTYDNESLSASASQPLRFRGLGGSNFDLTLANLSNLTGTINRLLVGTAGVDNLSGGTSSNLFLGGTGADNLTGGTGSGTNNFVYRGTADAGDGGDRISNFRTGDRIYVSGTGFGSLNTTSGQLATTEFTSRAVTDAGNPAEGTTQNVRFVYDPNDGRLFFDQNGNQAGGGTLIATLNGNPNIGRENIIVF from the coding sequence ATGCCGACGATTTTTGGCACCCCCGATAATGACTTTATTGTAGGAACTCTAGAGAGTGACATTATTATTGCCCTTTCTGGAAATGACACCGTTGTCGCCACCGGAGGGAACAACTTTATTCGCGGCGACCAAGGCGATGACAGTTTAGAAGGAGGCCCCGGCAATGACACGATGTACGGCGGCAAAGGCAACGACACTATTTATGGGATCGATGGGTTTAATATCCTGTTTGGAGATGACGGTAACGATCTGATCGCCGGTGGCCCTGCCCCAGACTTAATCTATGGCGGACCGGGTAACGATACCATTTTCGGCGGGGGCGGCTTTGATGTCATCTTCGGCAACCAAGGCGATGACGTGATTTCTGGGGATGCTGGAAACGATCTGATTCGCGGCGGCAAAGATAACGATTTACTCTTTGGCAATTCGGGTAATGACACGATATTTGGCGATCTTGGGAATGACACCATTTATGGCGGTCAAGATAATGACAGCCTTCGCGGCGGTCGAGGCGATGACCTGCTGTATGGCGATTTAGGCAATGATGTCATTTGGGGCGATCGCGGCGACGATACCGTCTACGGCGGCGAGGGCGATGACCTGATTTTTGGCGGTACGGATGGCAGCAGCGAAGATGGCAATGATGTGCTATTCGGTGAAGCCGGAAACGATACCATTTTTGGTCAAGCAGGTAACGATATTATTTCTGGCGGGAGTGGCAACGATTTGTTGCTCGGTGGGGCAGGCAATGATGTCATTTCTGGCGATGCCGGCGATGATACGATTTATGGCGGTAGCGGTCGCAATACCCTCAGTGGGGGTACAGGTCGAGATGTGTTTGTCATCTCCACCTTAACCGGAGGGGCTACCATTGCCGATGCGAATGTTGTTTTAGACTTTGGAATCACAACAGACGTTTTGGGGATTCTGGATGTTGAAGTCCGCGCCGAGCAAGGGACAGGCTTGTTTGCTAATGATGTGGTGCTGCGGGCTGTGGTTGAGGTCGATGCGGATGAAACGCTGCCGGGGGCTGACTTAGGCGACTATTTAATGATTCTGCGGAATGTGAGACTTGACGAGATTACCGATGCAGAAGGCAACTTAAGACCTCGGTTTGTGGTTGACAATGTGGAGTTACCTGACGAACCCACGCCCCTGACACCGACGCCGACGCCGACACCCACCCCAACGCCAACCCCAACGCCAACCCCAACACCCACGCCGACTCCAACCCCAGGGGCAAACCCAACCCTAGCGGATGGCAATGCTTTAGTGGCAAGTAGTTCCACGCCGACAGGGGTGATTGGTACGGTAACGGCTGCTGGGGCTGCAAGTTATGAAATTGAAAGCGTCCAAAGCAATACTGGACAAACCCTAACCAATGCCTTCACGATTGATAATACAGGAGCGATCCGGCTCACCGATCCCACGATTTTTACGGCAGGGACATTTGGAACGCAATTCGCTACGCTGAATCTCAGGGCGTTAAATGCCGCAGGCGAGGCGATCGGTACGTCTCAGTTAAGAGTTTATCGTCAACTGGGCGGCACTCAAGGGGCGTTGAGCGACCCCAATTTGGGTGCGGCGGGGGTTGTTCTGGTCAACAGCGGCACCTACGACAACGAAAGCTTATCAGCAAGTGCTTCCCAACCCCTCAGATTTCGCGGTTTAGGGGGTTCTAATTTCGATCTCACCCTGGCGAATTTGTCCAATCTGACGGGGACGATTAATCGATTGCTGGTTGGAACTGCGGGCGTTGATAATTTAAGCGGCGGTACGAGTAGCAATCTGTTTTTAGGCGGTACGGGGGCGGATAATTTAACGGGCGGTACGGGTAGCGGTACCAACAATTTCGTTTATCGCGGTACGGCTGATGCTGGAGATGGGGGCGATCGCATTAGCAATTTCCGGACGGGCGATCGCATCTATGTGTCGGGGACGGGTTTTGGCAGCTTGAATACAACGTCAGGTCAATTAGCCACCACTGAGTTTACTAGCCGCGCTGTCACTGATGCGGGCAACCCGGCGGAGGGAACGACACAGAATGTTCGTTTTGTTTACGATCCGAATGATGGTCGCCTATTCTTTGACCAAAATGGCAACCAAGCGGGCGGCGGCACATTGATTGCGACCTTGAATGGTAATCCAAACATCGGTCGAGAAAATATTATCGTTTTCTAG
- a CDS encoding HU family DNA-binding protein, with protein sequence MNKGELVDAVAEKASVTKKQADAVLTAALEAIVEAVSNGDKVTLVGFGSFEARERKAREGRNPKTGQKMEIPETKVPAFSAGKLFKDKVAPK encoded by the coding sequence ATGAATAAAGGTGAATTAGTGGATGCGGTTGCCGAGAAGGCTAGCGTCACGAAAAAGCAAGCGGATGCTGTCCTGACTGCGGCATTAGAAGCGATTGTAGAAGCCGTTTCTAATGGCGATAAGGTAACGCTGGTGGGTTTTGGTTCTTTTGAAGCGCGGGAACGCAAAGCTCGCGAAGGTCGCAACCCGAAAACCGGGCAAAAGATGGAGATTCCAGAAACCAAGGTTCCTGCATTTTCTGCGGGTAAGCTGTTTAAGGATAAAGTGGCTCCGAAGTAA
- the thyX gene encoding FAD-dependent thymidylate synthase codes for MHRFRVEVISKMHSPQQVVYAALHQDYSENLVFDDQSEWPSESKCGELIVKRLLAGDRGHFGPLEHPNIVFNCGYFPHSVMQQIRTHRVGISFDVQSNRYTGKRIIDVTEGSRDIEEVFYLRPVGFYSDRQGKRYEYTQQQRDRDLAWCLEAAKRYAQLIAEGAAEEHARGIIPFDVRQHWVMSLNARSLMHLLDLRAKPDAQLECQKLCELIFPHFSEWMPEIAQWYEKTRLKKARLSP; via the coding sequence ATGCATCGCTTTCGAGTAGAAGTCATTTCCAAAATGCATAGCCCCCAGCAAGTGGTTTATGCAGCATTACACCAAGACTATAGTGAAAATCTAGTCTTCGACGACCAATCAGAATGGCCCTCTGAATCGAAGTGTGGCGAACTTATTGTTAAACGACTGCTGGCTGGCGATCGCGGACATTTTGGGCCGCTTGAACATCCCAATATTGTCTTCAATTGCGGTTATTTCCCCCACAGTGTCATGCAGCAAATTCGGACGCATCGAGTCGGAATTTCCTTTGATGTTCAATCTAACCGCTATACAGGGAAACGTATTATTGATGTTACTGAAGGTTCGAGGGATATTGAGGAAGTTTTTTATTTGCGTCCTGTTGGTTTTTATAGCGATCGCCAAGGGAAACGCTACGAATATACTCAACAACAGCGCGATCGCGATTTGGCTTGGTGTTTAGAAGCGGCTAAACGGTACGCTCAGTTAATTGCTGAAGGCGCAGCCGAAGAACACGCACGCGGGATTATTCCGTTTGATGTGCGCCAGCATTGGGTGATGTCTTTAAATGCGCGATCGCTCATGCATCTTCTCGATCTGCGGGCTAAACCTGATGCTCAGTTAGAATGTCAGAAACTCTGCGAGCTAATCTTTCCCCACTTCAGCGAGTGGATGCCTGAAATAGCACAATGGTACGAAAAAACGCGCTTGAAAAAAGCACGCCTTTCTCCTTAA
- the dcd gene encoding dCTP deaminase, which yields MIKNDIWIREMAQKGMIYPFESQLIRRVENLPVISYGLSSFGYDIRLSPIEFRVFRHIPGTVVDPKNFNSENLEPVKLHSDRNGSYFILPAHSYGLGVALEKLEIPDDITVLCIGKSTYARVGLIANLTPAEAGWRGHLTLEFSNSSSADCRIYASEGVVQLLFLEGKPCSVSYENRRGKYQDQPEQVIFSKV from the coding sequence ATGATTAAAAACGATATTTGGATTAGAGAAATGGCTCAAAAAGGGATGATTTATCCTTTTGAGTCTCAGTTGATTCGTCGAGTGGAAAACTTGCCTGTCATTTCCTACGGCTTAAGCAGTTTTGGCTACGATATCCGCCTATCTCCTATTGAGTTTCGCGTTTTCCGTCATATTCCGGGAACAGTTGTCGATCCGAAAAACTTTAATTCTGAGAACCTTGAACCCGTCAAACTGCATAGCGATCGCAATGGAAGTTATTTTATTTTACCGGCCCATTCTTATGGGTTAGGAGTGGCTTTAGAAAAGCTTGAGATTCCCGATGATATTACCGTTTTATGTATTGGGAAAAGCACCTACGCACGGGTAGGATTAATTGCTAATTTAACCCCGGCTGAAGCAGGGTGGCGGGGTCATTTAACTTTAGAATTTTCTAATTCTTCCAGTGCAGATTGTCGAATTTATGCTTCCGAAGGAGTCGTGCAGCTCTTATTTTTAGAAGGGAAACCTTGCTCGGTAAGTTATGAAAATCGGCGAGGAAAGTATCAAGATCAACCCGAACAAGTGATTTTTTCTAAGGTCTGA
- a CDS encoding AMIN domain-containing protein: protein MKKYQGRGARATAAKAGLSTPSLGGLLIGGALTVLVAQPAWAAPTQITGVRINPTSTGIDLILETQAGDRPQVFAVPRGNSWVADVINAQLRVPEGTTFTRTNPAPGIASISIAPLDTNSVRVTITATDQAISGEVIRREATGIAFSISTGASAAVPPQIAPAPQPPVTQAPAVPLPGIQNGAPILPPSAQVVPPFLPRAIAPPVGDIAVSNIDATPGAVDLGVAELVPRLVLRDAPVRDVLALLARVANLNVAFAEGEALATPAAPGATGTGGDATISLDIENEPVQDVFNYVLRVTGLQSNRVGRTIFIGRNLPTGAQDLVMRTLRLNQLKATMAETNIESTMQTNVGIGSGVAAGGSQSTIARTVNQSRSVPMRGGLQMLELLGANGGGTEQAQAAAAPGANYNLLRGLQVTADGRTNSITLLGPPRLVDIATSYLRQHDVRQRQVAVNVRIVEVNLLNQDNVGASFSFGIADSFFSVDQGQLTANFGQVQPPNTTTVRTNQFGRPIVENPLSGVDPFLNPQGTQLQRDPFTGEFVPVQPNQPGTIFGPGGSPTRPGITGISPQQLPAGASPTLYLDAQGFPRPTNELTIGGGAIPPLINPEGNLVQVRPLQVPIAPQPGTAAQPPLYFDFQGNPRLASQLAAPTPGATQFQGFTGSIPPLLSPTGDPVQARAFQAGTNPVTGQPFQEPLFLDVSGVPRSIRDLTLTGGPFRPLFEQNELVQVGLETGLVPFIGQAAQFAYQLPQVFQYPRQFLAQLRAQVLEDNAKILTDPTLIVQEGSQAQVNLTQGIFTGFRSVITVPTQGPAIQTQEPTTGEAGIILNIAVDQVDDNGFVNMSVSPEVSSPGERILNPNGTLATQLINRRRLETGNVRLRDGQTLILTGIIQDQDRETVTKVPILGDLPIIGSLFRQRSSDNRRTEVIILVTPEIIDDSENANFGYGSVTSPQMQRTLQQSGMSPRR from the coding sequence GTGAAAAAGTATCAAGGACGAGGTGCCAGAGCTACTGCGGCAAAAGCAGGTCTCTCGACACCAAGTTTAGGTGGATTGTTAATCGGAGGGGCGCTAACTGTACTGGTTGCTCAACCGGCTTGGGCGGCCCCCACCCAAATTACCGGCGTGCGAATTAACCCGACTAGCACCGGTATCGATCTAATCTTAGAAACCCAAGCGGGCGATCGCCCTCAAGTCTTTGCGGTTCCAAGAGGCAACAGTTGGGTTGCCGACGTGATTAACGCCCAACTGCGGGTACCCGAAGGCACCACCTTTACGCGCACCAACCCCGCCCCCGGCATTGCCTCGATTTCCATTGCCCCGCTTGATACCAATAGCGTTCGCGTCACCATTACCGCCACCGACCAAGCCATTTCAGGTGAAGTGATCCGTCGCGAAGCCACAGGCATTGCCTTTAGCATTAGCACCGGCGCAAGTGCTGCCGTTCCTCCTCAGATCGCTCCCGCACCCCAACCGCCTGTTACCCAAGCCCCTGCCGTTCCGTTACCCGGAATTCAGAATGGGGCCCCAATTTTACCCCCTAGCGCTCAAGTCGTACCGCCCTTTTTACCGAGAGCGATCGCGCCACCCGTTGGGGATATTGCCGTATCCAATATTGACGCCACACCAGGAGCCGTTGACCTCGGCGTTGCCGAACTGGTTCCTCGTCTCGTCCTGCGCGATGCCCCCGTCCGCGATGTCCTTGCCCTGTTAGCCCGCGTTGCTAACCTCAACGTCGCCTTTGCCGAAGGAGAAGCCTTAGCCACCCCAGCGGCCCCAGGAGCCACAGGCACCGGCGGCGATGCCACCATCTCTCTTGATATTGAAAACGAACCCGTTCAAGACGTATTTAACTACGTCCTGCGCGTCACCGGGCTGCAATCTAACCGCGTCGGCCGGACCATCTTTATCGGTCGCAACCTCCCCACCGGGGCGCAAGACTTGGTCATGCGAACCCTGCGCCTTAACCAGCTCAAGGCGACAATGGCAGAAACCAATATTGAAAGCACAATGCAAACCAACGTCGGGATTGGTTCGGGCGTTGCTGCTGGCGGCAGTCAAAGTACCATTGCGCGGACTGTCAACCAAAGCCGTAGCGTCCCCATGCGGGGGGGCTTGCAAATGTTAGAGCTACTCGGTGCCAATGGAGGCGGAACCGAGCAAGCTCAAGCCGCCGCTGCTCCCGGTGCCAACTACAACCTCCTCAGAGGCCTGCAAGTTACCGCTGATGGTCGCACCAACTCCATCACCCTCCTAGGACCGCCGCGTCTGGTGGATATCGCTACGTCCTACCTCCGCCAGCATGACGTGCGCCAAAGACAAGTTGCGGTTAACGTCAGAATCGTAGAAGTCAACCTCTTAAACCAAGATAACGTTGGGGCGAGTTTCTCGTTTGGGATTGCTGATTCCTTCTTCTCCGTTGACCAAGGACAACTCACGGCCAACTTTGGTCAAGTTCAACCGCCCAACACCACAACCGTCAGAACCAACCAGTTTGGGCGTCCGATCGTTGAAAACCCGCTATCGGGAGTCGATCCTTTCCTCAACCCTCAAGGAACGCAACTGCAACGCGATCCGTTTACGGGTGAATTTGTCCCGGTTCAACCGAACCAACCCGGTACCATCTTCGGCCCAGGAGGCTCGCCCACCAGACCGGGAATTACCGGAATTTCGCCTCAGCAACTTCCGGCGGGAGCCTCTCCCACGCTTTATCTAGATGCTCAAGGTTTCCCGCGTCCTACCAACGAGCTAACGATTGGTGGCGGTGCGATTCCTCCATTAATCAACCCAGAAGGCAACCTGGTTCAAGTTCGACCGCTACAGGTGCCGATTGCGCCCCAACCCGGTACAGCCGCACAACCTCCTCTCTATTTTGACTTCCAAGGCAATCCCCGACTCGCCAGCCAATTGGCAGCACCGACGCCAGGAGCCACGCAGTTTCAAGGGTTTACGGGTTCTATTCCGCCTTTACTCTCCCCCACCGGCGATCCTGTCCAGGCACGAGCCTTCCAAGCTGGGACTAACCCCGTAACAGGGCAACCTTTCCAAGAACCCTTATTTCTGGATGTATCGGGCGTTCCTCGTTCTATCCGCGATCTAACGCTGACTGGAGGCCCGTTCCGACCCCTGTTCGAGCAAAATGAACTCGTGCAAGTCGGTCTAGAAACGGGTTTGGTTCCCTTTATCGGTCAAGCGGCTCAGTTTGCTTACCAGCTACCCCAAGTTTTCCAATATCCGCGTCAGTTCCTGGCTCAACTCCGCGCCCAGGTGTTGGAAGATAACGCGAAGATTCTTACCGATCCGACTTTGATCGTCCAAGAAGGCTCCCAGGCGCAAGTTAACCTGACTCAAGGGATTTTTACAGGGTTTAGAAGCGTGATTACGGTTCCGACTCAAGGACCGGCAATTCAAACCCAAGAACCGACGACTGGGGAAGCCGGGATTATCTTAAATATTGCGGTGGATCAGGTGGATGATAACGGGTTTGTGAATATGTCGGTTTCGCCGGAAGTTAGCTCTCCGGGCGAGCGGATTTTGAACCCGAACGGCACCTTGGCGACGCAATTGATTAACCGGCGGCGGTTGGAAACGGGGAACGTTCGCCTGCGGGATGGTCAAACCCTAATTCTGACGGGGATTATTCAAGACCAAGACCGGGAAACGGTGACAAAAGTCCCGATTTTGGGCGATTTACCGATTATTGGCTCGTTGTTCAGACAGCGTTCTTCAGATAATCGTCGGACTGAGGTGATTATTTTGGTAACGCCTGAGATTATTGATGATTCGGAGAATGCCAACTTTGGCTACGGGTCGGTTACTAGTCCGCAAATGCAGCGCACTCTCCAGCAGTCTGGAATGTCCCCCAGGCGCTAA
- a CDS encoding calcium-binding protein translates to MPTFIGTPGNDLMDGSPEPDLILALSGDDTVRGLGGNDWLAGNQGNDWLDGGDGADTLYGGKDNDTLFGGAGNDVLFGDEGNDVIYGGAGDDFAAGGNGDDPIFGNAGNDTLFGNQGNDTLSGDEGNDWLFGGMGNDLLMGGVGDDTLSGDLGADILVGGPGRDVFVLSLRTGGSRLIDADTIVDFQVGEDAIALTEGLTLNRVAISQQGNDTVLRLRRADGSAGDYLALLLNVNAGSLTPASFIPSGSNLNPTPPPPNPGSGGAFVAVDQGVLTVNLGNLQPPTATEVRSNLFSPPIVANPIAGIPPFVNPVGTDLIRDPATGEWVRAGVNQPGSIFGPGGLPTAPGITEIIPAQLPAPASSPFYLDASGIPRPLSQLTLGGGNIAPLLNPEGSLVPVTSPGTLAAPPVIQSLPLPPLYFDFQGVPRLSSELASPIFGDPRYLGFTGAIAPLLNPSGEPILAREAIVN, encoded by the coding sequence ATGCCAACGTTTATTGGCACGCCTGGAAATGATTTAATGGATGGCTCGCCAGAACCCGATTTGATTTTGGCACTTTCTGGCGATGATACGGTGCGGGGTCTGGGCGGTAACGATTGGTTGGCTGGCAATCAAGGCAATGACTGGCTAGATGGGGGGGATGGAGCGGATACGCTCTATGGCGGTAAGGATAACGATACCCTGTTCGGTGGCGCTGGCAATGATGTGTTGTTCGGCGATGAGGGCAATGATGTCATTTATGGGGGCGCTGGCGATGATTTTGCCGCAGGGGGAAACGGGGACGATCCGATCTTCGGCAATGCCGGAAATGATACTCTGTTTGGCAATCAAGGCAACGATACGCTCTCTGGCGATGAGGGGAACGATTGGTTGTTTGGGGGGATGGGAAACGACCTGCTCATGGGGGGAGTTGGCGATGATACGCTCTCTGGTGATTTGGGGGCGGATATTCTGGTTGGGGGGCCGGGACGCGATGTGTTTGTCCTCTCGCTGAGAACGGGGGGAAGCCGTTTAATTGATGCGGATACGATTGTTGATTTCCAAGTTGGGGAAGATGCGATCGCTCTCACTGAAGGCTTAACTCTCAACCGGGTCGCCATCTCTCAACAAGGTAATGATACTGTTTTACGCCTCCGACGCGCCGATGGTTCCGCAGGCGATTATTTAGCCCTGCTGCTTAATGTCAATGCGGGAAGTTTGACACCAGCCAGTTTTATTCCCTCCGGTTCAAACTTGAATCCAACCCCTCCCCCTCCAAACCCAGGCAGTGGAGGGGCATTTGTTGCCGTTGACCAAGGGGTTTTAACCGTTAACCTTGGCAACTTGCAACCGCCTACCGCTACCGAAGTTCGCAGCAATCTCTTCAGTCCCCCAATTGTTGCCAATCCCATAGCAGGAATTCCTCCGTTTGTCAACCCTGTAGGCACCGATTTAATTCGCGATCCGGCAACTGGGGAATGGGTACGAGCGGGTGTGAATCAGCCTGGAAGCATTTTCGGTCCAGGTGGCTTACCGACCGCGCCTGGAATTACCGAAATTATTCCGGCTCAGTTGCCTGCACCGGCGAGTAGTCCTTTCTATTTAGATGCCAGCGGGATTCCCCGACCCTTAAGTCAGTTAACCCTGGGGGGAGGCAATATTGCGCCCTTACTGAACCCGGAAGGGAGTTTAGTCCCCGTCACCTCACCCGGAACCCTGGCGGCACCTCCTGTAATCCAAAGCCTTCCCTTACCCCCCCTGTATTTTGACTTTCAGGGCGTTCCTCGCCTCAGTAGCGAACTGGCTTCTCCAATTTTCGGCGATCCGCGCTATTTGGGCTTTACAGGCGCGATCGCACCTTTACTGAACCCAAGCGGAGAGCCGATACTGGCAAGAGAAGCCATCGTAAACTAG